Within the Erigeron canadensis isolate Cc75 chromosome 6, C_canadensis_v1, whole genome shotgun sequence genome, the region AGAGTCCAGACCTCCCAGTAAAGTTGATGACAGTCAGTGCACTGCCAGAACTCAATGTTTCTATCAAACAAACAGTTAGGGATCACTTGAAACCCCTTTGCTGCTTCAATTGCCTCTTCCATTGAGAGTGGTTTCTGGATGAATCTGCCATTGCATTTTGTGCATCTGGACATCAGTTGATCCTCACAAATATTCAACTGGAAAGTTTCAATCACCTGCATATATAAAGCTTAACAATAATTCAATCTTAACACTTTCACCAATTATCATTTAACCCATTAACAAAATTTATCATTCATTTGAGGAAATATTTATAGGGTTAACCAGATAAATAGGTAAAAGTTTGAGGATTAAACCCTTATTAAACCTTAACACTTACTACAAAAGCATTAACCTGAGATAGCCGCTCACAGGGGGTTTTTTAACAGCTAAATCCAAGTTAAAGAATACCAAATAAACTGTCAAGGGCTAAAACTATAAATTTGTTAAAATCCAAAGACTGAACCATTATTAACCCTCAAACTGAAGGTCAAATACCATCCAAAATTAAGCTTTATTATTTCTAAGGATTATGAGATCTTAATCTAAAACGGAGTATGAGACAGTTGAGTCCCTTCAGATGAACGGGGTACTGTAACTTTTTAGACTTATGATGTTAACCAGCTGAAAAATTAGCTGCAAGATGCCTCTATGATAACATCCAAAAGCTGGCCTCAAATAAATGGATTAATAACGTTTTCTCCTCAAACGTGGAACAATTTACCGCTTTATCCCTTAAAGGCAATGTTAGTACTATTAAATTTGAATTGGTTATCGTTTAATCCCTTATTTAGTTATCATTTTAATCCCTTAGAGTTTAGTTAACGGTACACAAAGGATTAAAATGATAGTTGATTAGTTAGGGGATTCATTCATTATTGTCCATAAATATATTGGGTTTATAGGTTACCTTTAAAACTTTACTCACAAATATGGATATCAATCAGGTATGGCAGTATCCTTCAGCCGATCTGTTAAATAAGTATAAACTAGAAATCTTGTATTCTCATCTTTAGACTGATCAATACCTCAAGTAGCTGGTCATTTTTTAGAAGACTCTTCACTCTATATATCTGATTTTCTAACAGATATTCATGTCTCAAGAGTTTGGCATCTCTTGTTAGAAGAACTCTCTTCTCTTTAATAGCTTGATCTATCAACTCCCTAAagatgaataaacaaaaaaatgaaacaaatctGGCACTGACAAAATATACCAAATACATTTCTAAGTTATGGTTTGGAACTGTCCAGCGCCCCCCCCCCCCGAGAAGAAAAGGAATAAAAACTTGAACTTGGGAGACTGTGTGTGTTGAAGAAGTAATACCTGGTTTCAGGCTTCCTTGAATAGGGAACGGCTGCATCAATTCCAACACACCTTAAATGTTTTGCTAAGCCTTCCACCTGAGAgcaataaaacaattaaaacaccTACCGTGACCCTTGCTTCTGATTCTTACCACAATAAGAAGAGACGAATTTGGAGTACCCAGTTGACTATCtaatataaatgacaaaaaaaaaacatgatagCAGGAACATTTGCTGCCACCCATCACTACTAGCCAGCCAAATCTCATTAACACCTTCAATCTTCAACCTCTAGGGAGAAACTATTTCCATACTGGGCTTGCCAAATACATTCCTTCTTTGGaacatgaaaagaaaaatcaacTTATATGTTGATAGCAAAGAGTGGACAATACTGTTCCTGCTTTATACTTGTCGAATGGTACTTAGACAATATTCAGATACTTCTATGTTCCTAAGACCCCAACAAACATTGAAATAACTATGGTAGAAAGGGAGTAACAATTAGAAAGAAAATTGGAATAAGTTTAAAGATactgtaaaattatatatatatatatgagaaatgtGCTACCTACCATCACATCACAAAGAAACTTGGGGCATCCATCACCACCCAACAAATAGTCCCATGGTGCTGGGCCATGCCATTCACCAGTATCATCTACTCGTTTTTCTCTGCATGTGAACCCAGTAGAGGACTTCCgttttccttttcttcttgATGTTTTCGGATTTCCATCTGATTCTGTCAGTAGTATTTTATCACCGTATTGTCTTACAATCTGCAAGAGTACATAATCCATGGGTATGCTATCCTGACTTGATTTCCTCAAACTTGCTCCGAGTACAGCATGCAGTCGCTGAGGGTATTTGGTCATAGTAGCTCTAATCATCTCTACGGCTTCACAAACTGTGGTCCTCAATATTTTAGTTGAATTTCTAGGTTCCTGAAGAATTTGTTTCAACCCAAGAGTTGAAGCTGAAGAATCAAGTTGAGTGAGACTTTGCAAGGCTCCTGCATTGAGGATAACGGATATCTTGTTTCAGTTTACAGAGGTTAGGATAGAAGAAAGCGATGCATATATATAGAAGCAATATTTTGTGGTATTCTAATTCTCTATTAAGTgagtatatcatatatatatatatatatatatatatttaagtagCCTCTATGCAAAAGTGGTATTCTATTTCTAGTTGTATGTGGGTGCCAACTGCCAAGCTCCAGTCACTTACATACACTCACTCCATCATGTAAGCAATATCTTTGGGTAAGAAGTTGTTTGCGGCCCGTGTTTAAATAGAATCAAATAAGCCTTTATCACTATACAAGAAGAAGGAAACCTTGAGTGAGAAGGGTATGGTAAAAGACATGGAAGATGTGAATCAAACAAAGAGCATCCAACGCAGCATAAGTGGTTTGGTCTTTTGTAAGAGGACGTTGTGACCAGTCACTGCATTGAAGTTCctgaaaaatgaaatgaaaggaagGACTTTGATAGAAATACAATGGAGAAGAGAGGAGTGAGAGGAGGAGTAACCCCCCATACATACATACCTTTGATAAAGAAAAGCCTAGAAGTTCCTGACAGATGGATGATAGGCTGTTCTGTCCCTTTCTTTTTCTACTTCTACTTCTActtgtgatggtggtggtttgtAGATGAGTGTTGTATATGATTGCGATATCCATATATGGTTCCACCTTCACCACCAATACAACACacatgttattattaattatcatatcatatactgtaatgtaatgtaatatagGATATATAATTAGGTAAAAGTAGCGATGTTTAAATACTCTAGTAGtaatttatttaacaatcagAAAGACAGACAGACCGTATGAAAGCCGCCGAGGGAGCGGAAAGTAGAGGACAAGTAAAGGAGGTCTTGTTTGAAACGAAACCCAAGTTTCAATACATTTCGACATTCAAATACGTCTTCTTTTAGCATTTCGTATATTGATGGCAGCAGCTCCCTCTCCGACAGGTCTACCAGATATACCACCCCCTCCTCCTTAtcatcaatattattattaatgagtCTACATGCTATTTGCAGAAGCAACACCGGAGGAGGTTgtccaccaccgccgccgccgccatgGACGGTGGGCTTCCATTCCGCATCCAGTCCTATGATTGACGAATGAGCGACCGCCCACTTCAGACCTCTGTACTCCGCTGACTCCGTCGACGACACCATATGGATCTCCATTTCATCACTTCTTAACCCTTCCATCATATCGAcaccccttcttcttcttcttcaattctATTCAATTTTTGGTATATCTATTGATAGCAAATTCAACTAAATTTTGAGTTTCATCCCCAAAATGTACAACCTGACTATTcaatatttacctaaaataacgtTTCCACTCGAATCTAAaccaatcataaatcatttattcctccaattcatttaaaaatttttatttcaaaaactgtgcatcgataaattataaaaattatatgggtgttcttaaaatttcatgttttttcattagagataccatttgatatattttcgacaaatttttaaatccgatgacggagtccatacggttaaggcatttggctatcacactttatgacctatcatcctcaccatctcaccgtcgcaacgtgCGGTTACTTACTCTCGTaaaatttaagtatatataatctcttgtatatatattttttaatacttattaCTGTAACTAGATTTGTCCCCGGAGACGTAACATTTATTGCGTATGACACTGAacaacataataataacaaaaattaatctGTTAAATGGCTTGGTAAGTCAACTAGACAAGattgttatttaaatatttaaacaaGTTAATTGGTTAGACAACTTTAGGTTGATAAGGTGGTACTCACACTTGTAGCTAATCAGTTAGGGGATTTGAGTAGGAGACACGGATTTATTAGCGGATAGACTGGTACCCACGTGACCGAGTCTAGTTACTTATTTAGATCCCAACTATTGTATTAATCTATGCAACCTGAAACATGTCATAAATCTGATTTGAGGTAGATGACTTTTAATCTTTCTGTTTAAAACAACTTTCTTTCGATTAATTCCTAGGAATTactaactaaatttttttattaactgaTTTCAAAAaagcaacgtgacaactcggtcacaaaacccccaaCCAATCTTAGAATTACTTAGTCTTACTTAGTTCTTAAACATAGTCCCTGCGAACGAACCTGGTCTTACTTAatagctatattacaaacgaacgGATCCACTGTCCGTGAGTGTGTGTTTAGTTTGATATTTccttgattttataaatttaaaacttgactGCTTTTAATTATGCACAAACGACATATTagcaattttctaacaaaattagtcaaaaaGGATGTCTTTTGACCGTTAAATCTGTAATTTGATCGTTAAATCTCGTTATTTGACAGTTAGCTCTCGTTATAATGTTTGTTAAGGTCGTTAAATCCGTTATTTGACCTTTATTGACCCAGACTTTGAAATTTACCCTCCAACTCCTTTAACGTAAGGGTGGATCTCTGTTACCGTTATAACGACCATTCTAACGGTCGTTAAATCCGTTATTTACAACACTGGATGTAACATaatttaaaaggttaaaatgTAAGACATCTTGGAATATTtgaatatgttatttttatgaaatataaaagataacTTAAATATGCTAtataatgaaaagttaaaaaagaaaagtatttaaacatgtcaaaaaagAATGGTTAAAGATGTTTTACATAAAAGATGTTAATTAAATTTACAAATCTACAAATAAAGAtgtaacatattttaaaaagttgaatGTAAACATgccaagaaaataaaataaagatgtTGTATAAGAAAAAAACTGTCCCCAAAATTTGAACTTGGGCCACTGACTACATAAGGTGTTTAAGATACACCCCAAACAAATGAACCAAGTTATGTTGTTTACAAATTTCATCCCGTGCATATATGTTGTTTACAAATTTCATCCCGTGCATATGTGTAACTAACAGATTGAAAAATGGAGAAAAAGTTGACCCTATGTGAGGAACAAGCAGTCCCGTACTTCTCATTTTATGATAGTATATAACGGATAGATAATTAGGCTAAtactttttatgaattaaaatattaagatgtgaaaaattatataaccAAGTTTAGATATTCAACAACtacatatttacatttttttaaaaataactatattaccccttttacatcaattaccttcacattaataaccacaccattaCCGCTAATATCTGTATATGATAATCCACAGATAACCCACACATCTTGAATATTATTCACACCTAGTTATCCTTGTGTGGCTCACAAGAAATCATTTCATGTATCGATTTTAACGTgagtgttttttgtttattaagatGATAGTCTTTCACCCGACATTACTAGATGACAATTTTCGAGAGAGACATTATCATGTTGTTAAAAGCTCTCAttgtttggattttgttttaagagaggtttgttttataagtatTATAGATTATACATATTAGCTGATCAACTCaggttttttatttgaaattttaaacaaaaaatagatattttaatgtaattaaagGCTAATCTGGTGGTTAATAGAGGACATATTCAACCAACCACATCATTTATGCAATTCAATGGTAATGAATAAACAGTAGTCAGTGCTGGAGTCAAACATCCAACAAAACAGTAGTCAAACAATCTAAGCAAACAATGAAAATACTAAAACAGTTTGAAGAAGCATGAGACATGAAAACATATGCAGTTGTGGTCATGAGAAGTATTTTCAATTTCTCTAGCTTAGGCATCTTCATTTCATGAACGTCTGAACGCCCCTTTAAACTTGAGCCTATGGAGAGCATCTCTCTTTCTTTGAACCTGAATTCCATGCAGTACTTCTAATTATTTCGATTGCGGTGGCATTTTCACCATCTCCAACACAGCATCATGTGTTTGTGGAAAACCAGGGAACTTGTTAAATATAGGTATAATAGTTTCCCAGTTTAAATATGGGATTAGTTTTTTGGAATGTAATTATCTTtgaccaaatgtctatagtaggaaataactaaagttgtgtgtattgtatgtaagcaactcgaaaaaatgtttattgtatgtaagaaaacatacgtgacaaccatctacaggtgccacttgtcagattttaattggttgaaacaaaattcttacatacaataaacatttttttgagttgcttacatacaatacacccaactttagttatttcctactatagacatttgttcaaagtttcttacattcccggaaactaatcccaaaaataTAAGGTTCaaacatttaaatttttattattattattttttttagaacagcaaggGCCGGATCACAGATATCCGGACTGGATACCGTGGACCTACCCGATCCCCTCCCTCCCCCCACCCACCCCACCCGGTAAAAGCTCCACGAAAGCCAGGACAAAATCCAGACGGGCAATCACAGACCGAGAGTATCGAACGCGTGACCTCTTGGACAAAAGTCCGGGTGTCCAACCACTGAGGTAATCAGTGAAGGACATTAATAACATTTCCAAAAAGACATAATAGAAacctatattaatatatatatgcattaatAACATTTCCAAAAAGACATAATAGAAACCTTACGTACTGAATAACTACTAATTTGCAGGCGTTGTATAAACACCGACTATGAAGCATGCAAAATGTATAAATGATACTTAAAGTAAACATTAGGTTCAATTCCAGACCTGATGGTGTCATTAGACAAACATAAATGGTTGTTACTTTACTTACTTGTCATTACACTTCACGTTAAAATGAGAGAGAGATACTACATCCATGTAATTAGCATATAtcgtttgatatattttaatagACACATGTATCTCATAGACAACCATTATAGAAACAAAACCAACCATTTATCCAAATAGGTATAACTGTATAAGGTCCTGTGAACATCCATGTAATTTACAGGTGAAATACATACTaattaaaacaaccaattagCAATTATATGCAGCAAGAATACTGGTATGAGactatttaaaaagaatatatatacatagacaGAAACATTCATCAAAAGTGAAATAGACCAAAAGACCACCTGCTGGTATGCATTTAGCCGCCAGAATAATCAATGTAACGCAATGAATTCGGCTTTCGAGGattgatatcgcctattttacacatatttattttacgcgatattatttattttatgatagATTATGTGATTGTTGAATTGTAGGTTCAAATAGTGATTTATGATACAATTGCATCAAGATATGGTAATTTTCAAGATGCAGAAGGAACAATTGGCTCATCATGGCAGAAAATTGGAGATAAAGAATTCTATAACAATTGCAAATTGATAATTCCATTTTGTGCTCTGGTTATACGTGGACAACAAAGGATTAGTTTGACAAGATGAAGAGTTTGACTTGGGCTTCAAGTACTAAATTCCTAAGTGGGCTCGGCTAGAAGTCCAACAAGTGGGCTGTTTCTTTATTGTTTGCACCGACCCCAAAATTAGaagcatatatatgttttttattattctgAGGAGAGATATCGAAGGAGGCTTTGGTTCGTGGAAAAAGTCAGCCGCAAAAATCAATTGTTGGGGTTTTATCTTGTCCAACTTCCAACAGTAACAACACGCAACCTATCTCTCGTTCgattattttctattttattactATTAGTTGCTTATTTGAAAGACTATATTACTATGCAATTTATCTATTTGATTATTGTTAATTTTAGTTGTCTTCTCATAAGTAGCTAATCTTTttatcatccatcttgatggagttaGACATTATGTATGATTGCACTATTTtataaatcaaagttgatttcaattatcgttgtgtcgagatcttgataatttaattccttattatttattattttgatattggtagcatatgtgttcttcgttagtggtactagttgaatacatgtgtgattttctattaattgtttgtctataaacagttatcactagtccatggtatgatagtgaatgtcatttaataaaatgagTTATTTTGTTAATGTGTTGTATAACGGtaggtggtaccacgttatcttcacataggtataattgttaatttgatgatcaaataaactagttggttagggaaattgttttaagcattggtGGAACTGACTTTTACAAAGGACCTGATTAATTAagtgatttaaatgattttacaaacgttggtggtaccagtttgtgtctttgttttgtcacgattatctttatcaacttaaattaaatttgaacttcatttatgtgCAATCCGAACATGTGGTTGAGCGAGGTCAAGACGGATgacttttaaatctcttttgTCATAAAATCAAAACTCTCTTTCTTGTGATTAATCCTAAGGgattattaattttttctactaacttttgcaacgtggcaactcggccataAAAACCCCCATTTTttgaatcactttatttttaacaattGCTTTACAAAGTCTTTGTattcgacctcggatttaccggtttactatactgcatacgaacgggtacactgcccgtaagtgtgttgtagtcagttttccaatgattcgtgtttataaattttataactagatttcacacatcaaggaTCTTCAATCGAAGTTTTCGAGAATCTCCATTCAAGCAATCAAACTATAAtggtatgtaaaaaaaaatttgtttaccTACTAATCCCGACTTTTTCATTGGTTTACCCATGGcttaagtttaataaaaaatgatggcAATATGAAATCTGCTCTTTAAACCATAATGAGCAGAAGCATTATAAGACTTACCCAGATAGATTTTTCAAGctacaaaaggaaaaaaagaataatttgtCGAACATAACTGCAAGTGAattattaatgcataaaacctcctaaataaattcttttaaagatcatattagtatttatataatagAGCTTTTCTAACTGTATCTGAAGACAACAGTTGATAGAAAATCTAAAAAGAGTGGATAAAAACATGTTATTCGATCAATTCATCAACTGCACTATTGCAATTTTACAATAGTGATCTAAGTAAACAAAGGAATGCATTGGCAGATACACTCTAGAGTCTAGCAGACATTCAATGTTTGATCCAGTTCCAGCCATTTTTACTTATTTAGTATGTTAAATTCTCATTTGaccttttcatttttcaaaataaagcACTAACCAAATATGACTGACCATAGGGCCTTTGGCCTAGCAATGTTACGATGTCTTAGGGTTGAAGTCTCCCTTAGAACAAAAGTGTAGGATTTCCAGTAGGTGTGAGTTCGCTGTTAAAATTATTAGGGTACCGACTAATTGCAAACCATTCATAAGTAACGGAATAGCCACTtgtatttcttttctttatatattagGGTACCTTCAATTATTTTGGATAAAAAATATTAGCTGACTAAAGTGATTTATAGATAAAATGTACCTTTAAAGCAGTAGCATGGGCgtcatgaaaatttaaaatcccCTCAAAGGATAActtattgtgtgtgtgttcCCACAGAACGATTGCAAAGTTGTATGCATCAACGTTCCAGAGTTATAGTGCTATAAATACAATCACAGGAAAAAATATTAATCTTTCAATGTATATAATCGATTAGACGATCACACACAATAAACAAAGACAAACAATAATTTAATAGTAATGcataggttaaaaaaaaaaaaaggaagcatAAGTTGTCGGACCCAAGGTTTCCGCAAACAAAGCAGTGGTGTTGTTCATGGGATCAAGCAAAAATAAAAGGTTGTGATCCCTGCCAACAAAAAGGTAAAAGATAGAAACATATATtacacattattatatcaaGGGAAAAGGTAAAACTTTTGGGTCATTGCGCTTTGAGTGCGCCTTCTCTTTTGACAAATGAGAAGTATGGCTAAAAGATGCGATTAAAGTCATATGATAAAAATTTCATACTATTTTCCAGTAAAGGATAACAATAATGAGAGAAGTCTCAAGTGTAAGCTACTTGTGTGTGGATAATAACATAACTTTACGGAATTTTATGTATAGATGAACACATTAGACCTTTTACAATTTTGCAACAATTCTCACAAAATTTATGGTAATAAGATGTTTCTGAAATGAATGGAAGCAGgctatcaaaataaaaactaaaaccccTTATACAAAAGCAACACACAAAAGCACACAAATTATTAAGATaccaataaaaactaaaaaccctTATACATGATCATTAAACTCGTTATTTTGTAATTATCTTTTGGTGCAacattaaaatgtataaaactaAAGTTTATGTTCCTAAATGAACAATAAATAACTAACAGTAAAATTTTGATGAATGGttatatataaggaaaatgattgcGTTTGAAACCCTAAACAAAATTCAGAAATGGGAGGTTGTAAATGAAATTGAAGTTTGGAGATACCTGATTTTTTTTTACCCTGTTGTCATAGATGCAACCCCGATCTTCATCCATCCGAATTTTGAAACGCATGGTCAATTTGAAACTTCAATTAGAAATAACAAACTGAAAATTAAGTTGTTGCATTCTTTTTATTGTAAACCCTATTTTCTGGGATTGAGGATTTGTGAGAGATTGTATAAAGAAATTGAAACATActcataataaaatttaaaacttcaattaagattaacaatttgaaaattaatttgATGAATCCAACCACATACAccgttgatgttgatgttgatgttgataaTGGTTAGTATTTGAAACataattagattttttttatattatattttgctTTTAGGgagttttatttttcatttatcccTTCTGTTTGACGTTAGATGGAAATTATGCTTAAAAAATAGGCCATGTTGCCACTTGCAGATTTTTAAAAGGTAATAGCATAAGAACCTTGTTTTATTAAGGAGAGAGATATGgattaattgttttattaaggAGAGAGATATGGATTAAAGGGGCAAGACCCTTTACacattatttagtttttattttgctTGGGGAAGGAGGGAGGGAAGATGAGAGAGATTacataacaaaagaaaaaacaaaggtAGGTGTTAGTAAATGCCTAAAGGGTAATGTAGGTATTTCATGGTGTAAGTTACGAGGATAGTTAtagaaataagggtattttcgtcatatatagatatctatatctatacttcctaTTAAAAATTATCGACCCCTGTTAAAAGTTTACAAGATTTGAGACATGTGATTTTACTCTTTTACCTTTTTACCCCTCCTTATTCCATACATTTATTCTCTCAATTGTTTTCTTTTGGCCACAAAAATACACACACCTCCACCGTTATCCTCAAAACCCAACCATCACCTCCACCGTCTATCGCCTCCACCTTTGTTCAACACCACCACCGCTGCGGAACGTCTCAATGAGACCCAAATCACCAGTGAAGTTAGGGAAACTTATATTCTAATAcagttttagttttgtttagACACTCTGTCGATGGTATTTGGCGCAACACGAGagtacatatagatatagatatagatatgcttttgattttgattcgGTGTTAACAAACAAAGCAAAAGCATTTGTAAGAACATATTATTATCATCTGATCATcactaaaaagaaagaaaaagaaagagaaaaaaaaaaagagaaagtatTTGTTTTGGATAAGAGTTGCGTATGTTGGATGGAGAAAGTGTCGGGAGATGTAATAATGAAGATATTGGGTTTGTTGGATCATCATCAGGATCTCGTCTCTGCCCACCAAGGTCTCTCTCCGTCTCTCTTCTTCATACATGATGTCTCGTAATTAATTGCTCTTTCTAATTACTCGTACTTACTTTCAATTCGTGGTATTAGTATGAAAAAAATTCAATTATTGTTTGTGTGACTGTCGGTGGGAAGGAAATCTGCATCTCATAGTTAATTTATTAGATCAGATTCAACCAACCAACCAACCGTAAAATCAGAAGTAGTATCAATTGAATCTTCTGTTTTCtcatctcctttctttctttctttctttcacacATGTTGCATCCATCATCCTGTTGTCATGGTATAGTCTGCAGGAAGTGGAACCTCTTGGCTTCAGATAACCATCTTTGGTCTAACCTCTTTATCCTGCGTTGGGGCATAGACCGTTCCTTATTCTATGCCcccactactactactactactactcatTCCTCTAAATCTTGGAAACATGTTTATGCCGTTCAAGATCGCTGTGATCGTGTTGGCTTGTAAGTGCCTAcagtatatattttcttaagtCCTCACAGTATTTCAGTTCAACTAAAAGAGTTATCTAAATACTACAAATGTTTTTTCTCACCAGcaatggtaaaaaaaaacaaaaaaaacaaacgtGTAACATCTCTGGCGGTAGTTAAAGCTGTCTGTCAAAAAGCT harbors:
- the LOC122605103 gene encoding uncharacterized protein LOC122605103, which gives rise to MEKVSGDVIMKILGLLDHHQDLVSAHQVCRKWNLLASDNHLWSNLFILRWGIDRSLFYAPTTTTTTTHSSKSWKHVYAVQDRCDRVGLGLKIIREGDDYFLIHQGEIQRHLGSRTPQPGTQDPSTSLAARHTGDEIMVRNECQMGILDRILFFIGDLETASAPAKRGRLL
- the LOC122603894 gene encoding uncharacterized protein LOC122603894, whose translation is MMEGLRSDEMEIHMVSSTESAEYRGLKWAVAHSSIIGLDAEWKPTVHGGGGGGGQPPPVLLLQIACRLINNNIDDKEEGVVYLVDLSERELLPSIYEMLKEDVFECRNVLKLGFRFKQDLLYLSSTFRSLGGFHTVEPYMDIAIIYNTHLQTTTITSRSRSRKRKGQNSLSSICQELLGFSLSKELQCSDWSQRPLTKDQTTYAALDALCLIHIFHVFYHTLLTQGALQSLTQLDSSASTLGLKQILQEPRNSTKILRTTVCEAVEMIRATMTKYPQRLHAVLGASLRKSSQDSIPMDYVLLQIVRQYGDKILLTESDGNPKTSRRKGKRKSSTGFTCREKRVDDTGEWHGPAPWDYLLGGDGCPKFLCDVMVEGLAKHLRCVGIDAAVPYSRKPETRELIDQAIKEKRVLLTRDAKLLRHEYLLENQIYRVKSLLKNDQLLEVIETFQLNICEDQLMSRCTKCNGRFIQKPLSMEEAIEAAKGFQVIPNCLFDRNIEFWQCTDCHQLYWEGTQYHNAVQKFIDVCKISSTT